The DNA sequence CGGTTTTAAATTCCATACTCCACTCGCTTTAGAATCGTTATCGGTTAATCGCGTTTCTCGGCCAGGGCCCGAGTGACATCGGCAATGAGTCGAGGCCCCTGATAGATGAATCCGGTGTACACCTGAACCAACCGGGCACCCGCGGCCATTTTTTCGACGGCACTGGCGCCATCGCTGATACCGCCCACGCCAATAATCGGCAACCGGTCCTTCAGGTGACTGTGCAAGGACGCAATGACATGCGTGCTTTTATCGCGAACCGGCAGACCACTGAGGCCACCGGTCTCTTCACTGTGCGCCAACCCCTCGACCCCTTCCCGGCCAATGGTGGTATTGGTGGCGATCACCCCGTCCATACCCTGCTTCAGCAAGACCTTGGCGACCTGCTCGATGGCCACATCATCCATGTCCGGCGCGATTTTCACGACCAGGGGGACATAGCGCCCAATGGCCTGATAGTGTTTCTGTTGCTCCACTTTCAGACGCTCAAGCATTCGGGCCAGGCTGTCGCCAAACTGAAGATCACGCAGCCCCGGGGTATTCGGAGAGGAAATATTGAACGTGATGTACTCGGCGTGTTCATACACCCGATTGAGACAGAAGAGATAGTCATCAACGGCATTTTCCAGAGGCGTGGTGGCGTTCTTGCCGATATTGATTCCCAGGATACCGGAATAACGACGACGCTTGACCTGCTCCACCAGGTG is a window from the Marinimicrobium koreense genome containing:
- a CDS encoding quinone-dependent dihydroorotate dehydrogenase; its protein translation is MYSLIRNALFNLDPETAHHISLDWLGAAERLKLLPLFKPKAAYNPVEVMGLRFANPLGLAAGLDKNGDYFNALGALGFGFVEIGTVTPKPQPGNPKPRLFRLPEQEAIINRMGFNNLGVDHLVEQVKRRRYSGILGINIGKNATTPLENAVDDYLFCLNRVYEHAEYITFNISSPNTPGLRDLQFGDSLARMLERLKVEQQKHYQAIGRYVPLVVKIAPDMDDVAIEQVAKVLLKQGMDGVIATNTTIGREGVEGLAHSEETGGLSGLPVRDKSTHVIASLHSHLKDRLPIIGVGGISDGASAVEKMAAGARLVQVYTGFIYQGPRLIADVTRALAEKRD